A window of Halobacillus naozhouensis genomic DNA:
CGTTATTTTAAAATAAACTTTAGTTTTAAGGATTACGGTCAATATTTAAGAATATATATTGCGTGCCGGTATCTTTAAGCTTTAAAAAAACAGTGAGATTAGCATACGTCTTATAAATACAGGGAAGTAGTCGTATTGAATCTAGGCAGGGGATGTGAGCATAGTTGAATTTAATTGGCTGGTTGATTATTGCGAGTGAAATTGGGTTTTGGGTGTTTATTGTATTAGGCTTAGTTACACGGTATGTGTTTAAATCTAAAAAACTAGGTTTATTCTTTTTAGCTTTAACACCATTGATTGATTTGATCTTATTAGTCACCACAAGTGTAGACTTATTCCGCGGATCTACAGCTACTATGGCCCATGCCATTGCTGCTGTTTATATCGGAGTCTCCGTGGCATTCGGTAAAAGTATGATTGAATGGGCAGATGTTCGGTTTCAATACTATATAACCAGACAAGGGCCGCCACCGAAGAAGCGTGTAGGGATGGACCATGCAAAGCATTATTTTAAAAGCTGGGGTCAGCATGTGCTTGCTTATGTGATAGGGGCAGGTTTTCTAGCCATCGTAATTTTCTTTATTAGTGATCCATCTCGTACGGAGGCATTAGAAAAAGTATTAAAGCTTTGGACAGTGGTACTAGGCATTGATTTCGTCATTGCGATTAGTCATTTCGTTTGGCCAAAAAAAGCCAAAGGATAATTGGCATTTGTCAAAAGGAGCACTTTTGCAAGAGAAAGGGTTCTGCTCATTCTTCGCGGGTTGTATCGTTCGGTAGAGTGAAAACCGCTCATGGTAATAGGTTACTAAGTGAGGTTGCTTTTCAAAAAACTGAAGTGGGAGAGTTGGCTAATATGTCTTACGCCCCATTTAAAGTGCGAATTTATGCTTTCCTGTTAGATTACCTTGTTATTGTTATATACGGTATTTTTGTTTTAGGCACCATTTCATTTGTATTTCGATCGTATATAAATTATTTATTCTCAAATTCTCCCGTTACCGCTGAATTGACAGGTTTTATAATGATAACGTTACCCGTTTCTCTTTACTTTATTATAGGCGAACAGTCCAAATGGCAAGGGACATGGGGAAAAAGGAAAATGAGCATCCGTGTTGTTGATCATAGCGGGCGGCGTATTGGTAAAGGGCGTTCAGCTGTT
This region includes:
- a CDS encoding RDD family protein, translating into MAKKSQRIIGICQKEHFCKRKGSAHSSRVVSFGRVKTAHGNRLLSEVAFQKTEVGELANMSYAPFKVRIYAFLLDYLVIVIYGIFVLGTISFVFRSYINYLFSNSPVTAELTGFIMITLPVSLYFIIGEQSKWQGTWGKRKMSIRVVDHSGRRIGKGRSAVRTAIKFLPWEVAHFGIWQLMLPTDFSGITILIILNAVNITIILYLFIPFTNKKRKNIYDWISGTVVIK